One window of Scylla paramamosain isolate STU-SP2022 chromosome 47, ASM3559412v1, whole genome shotgun sequence genomic DNA carries:
- the LOC135095140 gene encoding ankyrin-1-like isoform X1 produces MEELRKVIRPKPTAELVTAVWKGDETGMRSALARGAPPEITIPTTAGTSVSLVNLAARMGHDHLLPRLLQAGLSIEGGGTDEWTPLMEAAVKGRIQTVKALLTLGANPLATDSEEKTALHHAAARGHQQCVAVLMAVTPPTPAHLEAYTPVHAASHRGHVDVLEQLAAAGWSLTARDSHGLTPLHCAAAGVYVEVVQWLVQRGGDPRMQSKGGRTPMDMAVQFGRHEVETWLAKNGGSVVRSEDRRVEEVRIWQGRHERQHNAVLSWLVAGNETAIMANIPEPWDGHSLSKEGLTPLHAAALCGAPSDAVEALLGRGVSPHVITPDNMTPADLARQEGHDPVIKGLQYHHCEQSGVSPEHLYEKLLLTVCRGDDVQVVSSLLCKGVPIESLGGRSVLRLAVTTDRARTVSLLLASGASLPASLLHQAWQSPDVTHRVLACLTTAYCCRLRAEQRRLEKVSGALAKGINNLVKTMEGNTPWQAAWRWGKDTDRPELSDLLAKAAAANCPVTAAFLQSAGAWSFFTGTSGGSALHAAVEAGHQGMAELLIRDLGGCPYVPDAHGRLPLHMMTDKERQRLEQKLFSEEREKLENMELHLKADHEKTAARTALCIQKVLFQSHKKGEGKDISLPDGRAVLLLASRKGLLQVAHLILHEGRFPVDEVLDHTCGTTALHQAASHGQDGCVALLLSAGADTHQRDTYGQTPRHLAAMFGHKSTFELLAHHEMQDSPCRAGTIPTQVKEHFKVFHSMYYKYKRNLLKPLDRHDPESVIKNLVKSIGLPGLQEEAKRVAVDLSKGEALEVKEAVMTEISIIMNKVSAVDPTYRGDLRLAGSSRDGSKLYAPDEFDINLVIHEDDVGVNVSKRGKEEAPLKGKLKISIKTDNPHLEGNRFMASLYDEVYRCLAGHTLQDERLSLVPPGLTSTQVGVALSLAWQGREYPLLLVGVDLVPVLEVPWLEQVPRPLLTPEDTTTMQLSNAADGTWRCSFALTEAKVLGTLTPAERQVQLMGKVLLSRLKAEPWMPRHKKSFFKWFATREWNISVPSGFCFKNALLRWLEHRRWKEVELGAGQKGNVKELGTGQKGDPVRELRGGEEGDHVKELRAEQEGNHAKELGIGQEGGHAKELRTEWEGDQGARWLVEVFRLMCANPEESREHLATQNSSAYFGGDCEGRKPGDGAPFIVQCLEEDLEKLTASAKTVRPRRKY; encoded by the exons aaaagacagCCCTCCATCATGCTGCAGCGAggggccaccagcagtgtgtggcggtCCTTATGGCtgtcacccctcccactcccgcacacctCGAGGCATACACCCCGGTGCACGCCGCCAGTCACCGTGGCCACGTGGAtgtactggagcagctggcgGCTGCTGGCTGGTCCCTCACTGCCAGAGACAGTCATGGCTTGACACCTCTGCACTGTGCTGCTGCGGGGGTATATGTAGAAGTtgtgcagtggctggtgcagCGAGGTGGTGACCCGCGTATGCAATCCAAGGGTGGAAGGACCCCGATGGACATGGCCGTGCAGTTTGGCCGCCACGAGGTGGAGACCTGGCTAGCCAAGAATGGTGGAAGTGTTGTAAGGAGTGAGGATCGGCGTGTGGAGGAAGTG AGGATTTGGCAGGGCAGACATGAACGCCAACACAACGCAGTCTTGTCCTGGCTGGTGGCAGGCAACGAGACAGCCATCATGGCCAACATCCCCGAGCCCTGGGACGGTCACTCGCTGAGCAAGGAAGGCCTGACGCCCCTCCACGCCGCGGCACTGTGCGGGGCTCCCAGTGATGCCGTGGAGGCTTTGCTGGGACGTGGAGTGAGCCCTCATGTGATCACCCCTGACAATATGACCCCTGCTGACCTGGCACGGCAGGAAGGCCATGACCCAGTGATCAAGGGACTACAATACCATCATtgtgaacag AGCGGCGTATCCCCTGAACACCTGTACGAAAAGCTACTCTTAACAGTATGTCGCGGGGACGACGTGCAGGTGGTGTCCAGCCTCCTGTGTAAGGGCGTCCCCATAGAGTCCCTGGGTGGCCGCTCCGTTCTCAGACTGGCTGTCACCACCGACCGCGCACGCACCGTCAGCCTGCTGCTGGCGAGCGGCGCATCGCTGCCCGCCAGCCTGTTGCACCAGGCTTGGCAGAGCCCCGACGTGACCCACAGGGTGCTGGCCTGTCTCACCACC gCCTACTGCTGCCGTCTGCGTGCAGAGCAGCGTCGTCTGGAAAAGGTCAGCGGCGCCCTTGCCAAAGGCATCAACAATCTGGTGAAAACTATGGAGGGAAATACACCTTGGCAGGCTGCCTGGCGATGGGGTAAGGACACTGATCGGCCAGAACTGAGCGACCTCCTGGCAAAGGCCGCGGCTGCCAACTGCCCCGTGACTGCTGCCTTCCTGCAGAGTGCAGGAGCGTGGTCTTTCTTCACGGGAACTTCAGGTGGTAGTGCTCTCCACGCCGCCGTGGAGGCCGGCCATCAGGGCATGGCCGAGCTGCTTATCAGGGACCTCGGAGGCTGTCCGTATGTGCCGGACGCACACGGTCGCCTTCCATTGCATATGATGACAGACAAGGAGCGACAGAGGCTGGAGCAG AAGCTCTTTAGCGAGGAGCGTGAAAAACTGGAAAATATGGAACTTCACTTGAAGGCAGACCACGAGAAGACCGCGGCACGGACAGCGCTATGTATACAGAAGGTTCTTTTTCAGAGCCACAAGAAGGGCGAAGGTAAGGATATCTCTTTACCTGATGGCCGCGCCGTCCTACTGCTGGCCTCGCGCAAAGGTCTTCTGCAGGTAGCTCATCTTATACTGCATGAGGGTCGTTTTCCCGTGGACGAGGTGCTGGACCACACCTGCGGCACCACCGCCCTCCACCAGGCGGCCTCTCACGGTCAGGACGGCTGCGTGGCGCTGTTGCTGAGCGCCGGCGCAGACACACACCAGCGCGACACCTACGGCCAGACGCCTCGCCACCTGGCTGCCATGTTTGGCCACAAAAGTACTTTTGAACTCTTGGCGCACCATGAGATGCAGGACTCTCCTTGCCGCGCGGGCACCATCCCCACACAGGTGAAAGAACATTTTAAAGTCTTTCACAGTATGTATTATAAATATAAGCGCAATCTATTAAAGCCACTCGACCGTCATGACCCCGAAAGCGTCATAAAAAATCTTGTGAAATCCATAGGCCTGCCAGGACTGCAGGAGGAAGCTAAGCGGGTAGCTGTTGATCTATCCAAGGGCGAGGCTCTTGAGGTAAAGGAGGCGGTCATGACGGAAATAAGCATCATTATGAATAAGGTGTCAGCCGTTGATCCCACCTACCGCGGCGACCTGAGGCTAGCGGGCAGTTCTCGGGATGGCTCTAAGCTGTACGCTCCCGACGAATTTGATATAAATCTCGTGATTCACGAGGATGACGTAGGAGTAAATGTTagtaagagagggaaggaggaagcccCGCTGAAGGGTAAGTTAAAAATATCTATAAAGACTGACAACCCCCACCTTGAGGGGAATAGATTTATGGCCAGTCTGTATGATGAGGTGTACCGCTGCCTCGCTGGCCATACTCTGCAGGACGAAAGACTGAGCCTCGTGCCACCAGGCCTTACAAGCACGCAGGTGGGCGTGGCACTCTCCCTGGCATGGCAGGGGCGGGAGTATCCACTGTTGCTAGTCGGCGTGGACCTGGTGCCAGTGTTGGAGGTGCCGTGGCTGGAACAAGTCCCCAGACCACTTCTCACTCCcgaggacaccaccaccatgcagctCAGTAATGCTGCGGACGGCACATGGCGCTGCAGCTTTGCCTTGACAGAGGCAAAGGTGCTGGGTACGTTGACCCCCGCGGAGCGCCAGGTACAGCTGATGGGAAAGGTACTTCTCTCCCGTCTCAAGGCAGAGCCCTGGATGCCACGACACAAAAAGAGCTTTTTCAAATGGTTTGCCACAAGAGAGTGGAACATCTCGGTACCGAGCGGGTTCTGCTTCAAGAATGCGCTCCTGCGGTGGCTGGAGCATAGACGGTGGAAGGAGGTGGAGCTCGGGGCTGGACAAAAGGGGAACGTCAAGGAGTTGGGAACTGGGCAGAAGGGGGACCCCGTAAGGGAGTTGaggggtggagaagagggggacCACGTCAAGGAATTGAGGGCTGaacaggaggggaatcacgccAAGGAGTTGGGGATTGGACAGGAGGGGGGCCACGCCAAGGAGTTGAGGACTGAATGGGAGGGGGACCAGGGGGCCAGATGGCTGGTGGAGGTGTTCAGACTGATGTGTGCAAACCCAGAGGAATCGCGAGAACACCTGGCTACTCAAAACAGCTCCGCCTACTTTGGAGGAGACTGTGAGGGGCGAAAGCCTGGGGACGGGGCGCCTTTCATCGTACAGTGTCTGGAGGAGGACTTGGAAAAATTGACGGCCTCAGCCAAGACAGTCAGGCCGCGGCGAAAGTATTAG
- the LOC135095140 gene encoding uncharacterized protein LOC135095140 isoform X3 has protein sequence MEELRKRIWQGRHERQHNAVLSWLVAGNETAIMANIPEPWDGHSLSKEGLTPLHAAALCGAPSDAVEALLGRGVSPHVITPDNMTPADLARQEGHDPVIKGLQYHHCEQSGVSPEHLYEKLLLTVCRGDDVQVVSSLLCKGVPIESLGGRSVLRLAVTTDRARTVSLLLASGASLPASLLHQAWQSPDVTHRVLACLTTAYCCRLRAEQRRLEKVSGALAKGINNLVKTMEGNTPWQAAWRWGKDTDRPELSDLLAKAAAANCPVTAAFLQSAGAWSFFTGTSGGSALHAAVEAGHQGMAELLIRDLGGCPYVPDAHGRLPLHMMTDKERQRLEQKLFSEEREKLENMELHLKADHEKTAARTALCIQKVLFQSHKKGEGKDISLPDGRAVLLLASRKGLLQVAHLILHEGRFPVDEVLDHTCGTTALHQAASHGQDGCVALLLSAGADTHQRDTYGQTPRHLAAMFGHKSTFELLAHHEMQDSPCRAGTIPTQVKEHFKVFHSMYYKYKRNLLKPLDRHDPESVIKNLVKSIGLPGLQEEAKRVAVDLSKGEALEVKEAVMTEISIIMNKVSAVDPTYRGDLRLAGSSRDGSKLYAPDEFDINLVIHEDDVGVNVSKRGKEEAPLKGKLKISIKTDNPHLEGNRFMASLYDEVYRCLAGHTLQDERLSLVPPGLTSTQVGVALSLAWQGREYPLLLVGVDLVPVLEVPWLEQVPRPLLTPEDTTTMQLSNAADGTWRCSFALTEAKVLGTLTPAERQVQLMGKVLLSRLKAEPWMPRHKKSFFKWFATREWNISVPSGFCFKNALLRWLEHRRWKEVELGAGQKGNVKELGTGQKGDPVRELRGGEEGDHVKELRAEQEGNHAKELGIGQEGGHAKELRTEWEGDQGARWLVEVFRLMCANPEESREHLATQNSSAYFGGDCEGRKPGDGAPFIVQCLEEDLEKLTASAKTVRPRRKY, from the exons AGGATTTGGCAGGGCAGACATGAACGCCAACACAACGCAGTCTTGTCCTGGCTGGTGGCAGGCAACGAGACAGCCATCATGGCCAACATCCCCGAGCCCTGGGACGGTCACTCGCTGAGCAAGGAAGGCCTGACGCCCCTCCACGCCGCGGCACTGTGCGGGGCTCCCAGTGATGCCGTGGAGGCTTTGCTGGGACGTGGAGTGAGCCCTCATGTGATCACCCCTGACAATATGACCCCTGCTGACCTGGCACGGCAGGAAGGCCATGACCCAGTGATCAAGGGACTACAATACCATCATtgtgaacag AGCGGCGTATCCCCTGAACACCTGTACGAAAAGCTACTCTTAACAGTATGTCGCGGGGACGACGTGCAGGTGGTGTCCAGCCTCCTGTGTAAGGGCGTCCCCATAGAGTCCCTGGGTGGCCGCTCCGTTCTCAGACTGGCTGTCACCACCGACCGCGCACGCACCGTCAGCCTGCTGCTGGCGAGCGGCGCATCGCTGCCCGCCAGCCTGTTGCACCAGGCTTGGCAGAGCCCCGACGTGACCCACAGGGTGCTGGCCTGTCTCACCACC gCCTACTGCTGCCGTCTGCGTGCAGAGCAGCGTCGTCTGGAAAAGGTCAGCGGCGCCCTTGCCAAAGGCATCAACAATCTGGTGAAAACTATGGAGGGAAATACACCTTGGCAGGCTGCCTGGCGATGGGGTAAGGACACTGATCGGCCAGAACTGAGCGACCTCCTGGCAAAGGCCGCGGCTGCCAACTGCCCCGTGACTGCTGCCTTCCTGCAGAGTGCAGGAGCGTGGTCTTTCTTCACGGGAACTTCAGGTGGTAGTGCTCTCCACGCCGCCGTGGAGGCCGGCCATCAGGGCATGGCCGAGCTGCTTATCAGGGACCTCGGAGGCTGTCCGTATGTGCCGGACGCACACGGTCGCCTTCCATTGCATATGATGACAGACAAGGAGCGACAGAGGCTGGAGCAG AAGCTCTTTAGCGAGGAGCGTGAAAAACTGGAAAATATGGAACTTCACTTGAAGGCAGACCACGAGAAGACCGCGGCACGGACAGCGCTATGTATACAGAAGGTTCTTTTTCAGAGCCACAAGAAGGGCGAAGGTAAGGATATCTCTTTACCTGATGGCCGCGCCGTCCTACTGCTGGCCTCGCGCAAAGGTCTTCTGCAGGTAGCTCATCTTATACTGCATGAGGGTCGTTTTCCCGTGGACGAGGTGCTGGACCACACCTGCGGCACCACCGCCCTCCACCAGGCGGCCTCTCACGGTCAGGACGGCTGCGTGGCGCTGTTGCTGAGCGCCGGCGCAGACACACACCAGCGCGACACCTACGGCCAGACGCCTCGCCACCTGGCTGCCATGTTTGGCCACAAAAGTACTTTTGAACTCTTGGCGCACCATGAGATGCAGGACTCTCCTTGCCGCGCGGGCACCATCCCCACACAGGTGAAAGAACATTTTAAAGTCTTTCACAGTATGTATTATAAATATAAGCGCAATCTATTAAAGCCACTCGACCGTCATGACCCCGAAAGCGTCATAAAAAATCTTGTGAAATCCATAGGCCTGCCAGGACTGCAGGAGGAAGCTAAGCGGGTAGCTGTTGATCTATCCAAGGGCGAGGCTCTTGAGGTAAAGGAGGCGGTCATGACGGAAATAAGCATCATTATGAATAAGGTGTCAGCCGTTGATCCCACCTACCGCGGCGACCTGAGGCTAGCGGGCAGTTCTCGGGATGGCTCTAAGCTGTACGCTCCCGACGAATTTGATATAAATCTCGTGATTCACGAGGATGACGTAGGAGTAAATGTTagtaagagagggaaggaggaagcccCGCTGAAGGGTAAGTTAAAAATATCTATAAAGACTGACAACCCCCACCTTGAGGGGAATAGATTTATGGCCAGTCTGTATGATGAGGTGTACCGCTGCCTCGCTGGCCATACTCTGCAGGACGAAAGACTGAGCCTCGTGCCACCAGGCCTTACAAGCACGCAGGTGGGCGTGGCACTCTCCCTGGCATGGCAGGGGCGGGAGTATCCACTGTTGCTAGTCGGCGTGGACCTGGTGCCAGTGTTGGAGGTGCCGTGGCTGGAACAAGTCCCCAGACCACTTCTCACTCCcgaggacaccaccaccatgcagctCAGTAATGCTGCGGACGGCACATGGCGCTGCAGCTTTGCCTTGACAGAGGCAAAGGTGCTGGGTACGTTGACCCCCGCGGAGCGCCAGGTACAGCTGATGGGAAAGGTACTTCTCTCCCGTCTCAAGGCAGAGCCCTGGATGCCACGACACAAAAAGAGCTTTTTCAAATGGTTTGCCACAAGAGAGTGGAACATCTCGGTACCGAGCGGGTTCTGCTTCAAGAATGCGCTCCTGCGGTGGCTGGAGCATAGACGGTGGAAGGAGGTGGAGCTCGGGGCTGGACAAAAGGGGAACGTCAAGGAGTTGGGAACTGGGCAGAAGGGGGACCCCGTAAGGGAGTTGaggggtggagaagagggggacCACGTCAAGGAATTGAGGGCTGaacaggaggggaatcacgccAAGGAGTTGGGGATTGGACAGGAGGGGGGCCACGCCAAGGAGTTGAGGACTGAATGGGAGGGGGACCAGGGGGCCAGATGGCTGGTGGAGGTGTTCAGACTGATGTGTGCAAACCCAGAGGAATCGCGAGAACACCTGGCTACTCAAAACAGCTCCGCCTACTTTGGAGGAGACTGTGAGGGGCGAAAGCCTGGGGACGGGGCGCCTTTCATCGTACAGTGTCTGGAGGAGGACTTGGAAAAATTGACGGCCTCAGCCAAGACAGTCAGGCCGCGGCGAAAGTATTAG
- the LOC135095140 gene encoding ankyrin-1-like isoform X2: MEELRKELVTAVWKGDETGMRSALARGAPPEITIPTTAGTSVSLVNLAARMGHDHLLPRLLQAGLSIEGGGTDEWTPLMEAAVKGRIQTVKALLTLGANPLATDSEEKTALHHAAARGHQQCVAVLMAVTPPTPAHLEAYTPVHAASHRGHVDVLEQLAAAGWSLTARDSHGLTPLHCAAAGVYVEVVQWLVQRGGDPRMQSKGGRTPMDMAVQFGRHEVETWLAKNGGSVVRSEDRRVEEVRIWQGRHERQHNAVLSWLVAGNETAIMANIPEPWDGHSLSKEGLTPLHAAALCGAPSDAVEALLGRGVSPHVITPDNMTPADLARQEGHDPVIKGLQYHHCEQSGVSPEHLYEKLLLTVCRGDDVQVVSSLLCKGVPIESLGGRSVLRLAVTTDRARTVSLLLASGASLPASLLHQAWQSPDVTHRVLACLTTAYCCRLRAEQRRLEKVSGALAKGINNLVKTMEGNTPWQAAWRWGKDTDRPELSDLLAKAAAANCPVTAAFLQSAGAWSFFTGTSGGSALHAAVEAGHQGMAELLIRDLGGCPYVPDAHGRLPLHMMTDKERQRLEQKLFSEEREKLENMELHLKADHEKTAARTALCIQKVLFQSHKKGEGKDISLPDGRAVLLLASRKGLLQVAHLILHEGRFPVDEVLDHTCGTTALHQAASHGQDGCVALLLSAGADTHQRDTYGQTPRHLAAMFGHKSTFELLAHHEMQDSPCRAGTIPTQVKEHFKVFHSMYYKYKRNLLKPLDRHDPESVIKNLVKSIGLPGLQEEAKRVAVDLSKGEALEVKEAVMTEISIIMNKVSAVDPTYRGDLRLAGSSRDGSKLYAPDEFDINLVIHEDDVGVNVSKRGKEEAPLKGKLKISIKTDNPHLEGNRFMASLYDEVYRCLAGHTLQDERLSLVPPGLTSTQVGVALSLAWQGREYPLLLVGVDLVPVLEVPWLEQVPRPLLTPEDTTTMQLSNAADGTWRCSFALTEAKVLGTLTPAERQVQLMGKVLLSRLKAEPWMPRHKKSFFKWFATREWNISVPSGFCFKNALLRWLEHRRWKEVELGAGQKGNVKELGTGQKGDPVRELRGGEEGDHVKELRAEQEGNHAKELGIGQEGGHAKELRTEWEGDQGARWLVEVFRLMCANPEESREHLATQNSSAYFGGDCEGRKPGDGAPFIVQCLEEDLEKLTASAKTVRPRRKY; encoded by the exons aaaagacagCCCTCCATCATGCTGCAGCGAggggccaccagcagtgtgtggcggtCCTTATGGCtgtcacccctcccactcccgcacacctCGAGGCATACACCCCGGTGCACGCCGCCAGTCACCGTGGCCACGTGGAtgtactggagcagctggcgGCTGCTGGCTGGTCCCTCACTGCCAGAGACAGTCATGGCTTGACACCTCTGCACTGTGCTGCTGCGGGGGTATATGTAGAAGTtgtgcagtggctggtgcagCGAGGTGGTGACCCGCGTATGCAATCCAAGGGTGGAAGGACCCCGATGGACATGGCCGTGCAGTTTGGCCGCCACGAGGTGGAGACCTGGCTAGCCAAGAATGGTGGAAGTGTTGTAAGGAGTGAGGATCGGCGTGTGGAGGAAGTG AGGATTTGGCAGGGCAGACATGAACGCCAACACAACGCAGTCTTGTCCTGGCTGGTGGCAGGCAACGAGACAGCCATCATGGCCAACATCCCCGAGCCCTGGGACGGTCACTCGCTGAGCAAGGAAGGCCTGACGCCCCTCCACGCCGCGGCACTGTGCGGGGCTCCCAGTGATGCCGTGGAGGCTTTGCTGGGACGTGGAGTGAGCCCTCATGTGATCACCCCTGACAATATGACCCCTGCTGACCTGGCACGGCAGGAAGGCCATGACCCAGTGATCAAGGGACTACAATACCATCATtgtgaacag AGCGGCGTATCCCCTGAACACCTGTACGAAAAGCTACTCTTAACAGTATGTCGCGGGGACGACGTGCAGGTGGTGTCCAGCCTCCTGTGTAAGGGCGTCCCCATAGAGTCCCTGGGTGGCCGCTCCGTTCTCAGACTGGCTGTCACCACCGACCGCGCACGCACCGTCAGCCTGCTGCTGGCGAGCGGCGCATCGCTGCCCGCCAGCCTGTTGCACCAGGCTTGGCAGAGCCCCGACGTGACCCACAGGGTGCTGGCCTGTCTCACCACC gCCTACTGCTGCCGTCTGCGTGCAGAGCAGCGTCGTCTGGAAAAGGTCAGCGGCGCCCTTGCCAAAGGCATCAACAATCTGGTGAAAACTATGGAGGGAAATACACCTTGGCAGGCTGCCTGGCGATGGGGTAAGGACACTGATCGGCCAGAACTGAGCGACCTCCTGGCAAAGGCCGCGGCTGCCAACTGCCCCGTGACTGCTGCCTTCCTGCAGAGTGCAGGAGCGTGGTCTTTCTTCACGGGAACTTCAGGTGGTAGTGCTCTCCACGCCGCCGTGGAGGCCGGCCATCAGGGCATGGCCGAGCTGCTTATCAGGGACCTCGGAGGCTGTCCGTATGTGCCGGACGCACACGGTCGCCTTCCATTGCATATGATGACAGACAAGGAGCGACAGAGGCTGGAGCAG AAGCTCTTTAGCGAGGAGCGTGAAAAACTGGAAAATATGGAACTTCACTTGAAGGCAGACCACGAGAAGACCGCGGCACGGACAGCGCTATGTATACAGAAGGTTCTTTTTCAGAGCCACAAGAAGGGCGAAGGTAAGGATATCTCTTTACCTGATGGCCGCGCCGTCCTACTGCTGGCCTCGCGCAAAGGTCTTCTGCAGGTAGCTCATCTTATACTGCATGAGGGTCGTTTTCCCGTGGACGAGGTGCTGGACCACACCTGCGGCACCACCGCCCTCCACCAGGCGGCCTCTCACGGTCAGGACGGCTGCGTGGCGCTGTTGCTGAGCGCCGGCGCAGACACACACCAGCGCGACACCTACGGCCAGACGCCTCGCCACCTGGCTGCCATGTTTGGCCACAAAAGTACTTTTGAACTCTTGGCGCACCATGAGATGCAGGACTCTCCTTGCCGCGCGGGCACCATCCCCACACAGGTGAAAGAACATTTTAAAGTCTTTCACAGTATGTATTATAAATATAAGCGCAATCTATTAAAGCCACTCGACCGTCATGACCCCGAAAGCGTCATAAAAAATCTTGTGAAATCCATAGGCCTGCCAGGACTGCAGGAGGAAGCTAAGCGGGTAGCTGTTGATCTATCCAAGGGCGAGGCTCTTGAGGTAAAGGAGGCGGTCATGACGGAAATAAGCATCATTATGAATAAGGTGTCAGCCGTTGATCCCACCTACCGCGGCGACCTGAGGCTAGCGGGCAGTTCTCGGGATGGCTCTAAGCTGTACGCTCCCGACGAATTTGATATAAATCTCGTGATTCACGAGGATGACGTAGGAGTAAATGTTagtaagagagggaaggaggaagcccCGCTGAAGGGTAAGTTAAAAATATCTATAAAGACTGACAACCCCCACCTTGAGGGGAATAGATTTATGGCCAGTCTGTATGATGAGGTGTACCGCTGCCTCGCTGGCCATACTCTGCAGGACGAAAGACTGAGCCTCGTGCCACCAGGCCTTACAAGCACGCAGGTGGGCGTGGCACTCTCCCTGGCATGGCAGGGGCGGGAGTATCCACTGTTGCTAGTCGGCGTGGACCTGGTGCCAGTGTTGGAGGTGCCGTGGCTGGAACAAGTCCCCAGACCACTTCTCACTCCcgaggacaccaccaccatgcagctCAGTAATGCTGCGGACGGCACATGGCGCTGCAGCTTTGCCTTGACAGAGGCAAAGGTGCTGGGTACGTTGACCCCCGCGGAGCGCCAGGTACAGCTGATGGGAAAGGTACTTCTCTCCCGTCTCAAGGCAGAGCCCTGGATGCCACGACACAAAAAGAGCTTTTTCAAATGGTTTGCCACAAGAGAGTGGAACATCTCGGTACCGAGCGGGTTCTGCTTCAAGAATGCGCTCCTGCGGTGGCTGGAGCATAGACGGTGGAAGGAGGTGGAGCTCGGGGCTGGACAAAAGGGGAACGTCAAGGAGTTGGGAACTGGGCAGAAGGGGGACCCCGTAAGGGAGTTGaggggtggagaagagggggacCACGTCAAGGAATTGAGGGCTGaacaggaggggaatcacgccAAGGAGTTGGGGATTGGACAGGAGGGGGGCCACGCCAAGGAGTTGAGGACTGAATGGGAGGGGGACCAGGGGGCCAGATGGCTGGTGGAGGTGTTCAGACTGATGTGTGCAAACCCAGAGGAATCGCGAGAACACCTGGCTACTCAAAACAGCTCCGCCTACTTTGGAGGAGACTGTGAGGGGCGAAAGCCTGGGGACGGGGCGCCTTTCATCGTACAGTGTCTGGAGGAGGACTTGGAAAAATTGACGGCCTCAGCCAAGACAGTCAGGCCGCGGCGAAAGTATTAG